A single region of the Halobacteriovorax sp. JY17 genome encodes:
- a CDS encoding DUF1456 family protein, which translates to MALTNNDILKKLRVALSYRDEDIIEILKLVEFDISKSELGALFRSEDHPKYMDCGDQLLRNFLNGLIIKKRGHRPPKPDSK; encoded by the coding sequence ATGGCACTTACAAATAACGATATTTTAAAGAAACTACGTGTAGCTCTTTCGTATAGAGATGAAGATATTATTGAAATACTGAAATTAGTGGAGTTTGATATTTCTAAGTCAGAGCTTGGTGCTCTATTTAGAAGTGAAGATCACCCTAAATATATGGACTGCGGTGATCAACTACTTCGAAATTTTCTTAATGGCCTAATTATTAAAAAACGAGGACATAGACCACCAAAGCCTGATTCTAAATAG
- a CDS encoding glycoside hydrolase family 25 protein, with product MLSFSCVKEDDQCDKSNNPDTSVTKSAGDSLDASEKCSDDSGNPGDGDGDNDTVEPPPTGGDPDETDQASLNRPWERAGTSIIIDAYEGNGIDWNEMASDPKVVAVIHRSSIGSRVDTKYVSRKKIALERGYLWGAYHLGRRGNTKAQADLFLSLIGDEPDTLMILDLEDTASSSFMSIEEAIVFMEYVYEKTGKIPTVYANHSTTKKLNTLVSNNPIFQQSKLWYARFKANVTDYPGSLWPNYFMWQFSSEINCTRTGTCLYNVPGTEFDMDVNVFNGPLGELTARWNND from the coding sequence TTGTTATCGTTTTCTTGTGTAAAAGAAGATGATCAATGCGACAAGAGTAACAACCCTGATACATCTGTCACTAAGTCTGCAGGTGATTCATTAGATGCGAGCGAAAAATGCTCTGATGACTCTGGAAATCCCGGTGATGGGGATGGCGATAATGATACTGTCGAACCGCCTCCGACTGGTGGAGATCCAGATGAAACAGATCAAGCGTCTTTAAATAGACCTTGGGAAAGAGCTGGAACTTCGATAATTATTGATGCCTATGAAGGTAATGGAATTGATTGGAATGAAATGGCCAGTGATCCAAAAGTGGTAGCAGTCATTCATAGATCTAGTATTGGAAGTCGTGTAGATACTAAGTACGTTTCAAGAAAGAAAATTGCTCTTGAAAGAGGTTATCTATGGGGAGCTTATCACTTAGGAAGAAGAGGAAATACTAAGGCCCAGGCCGATTTATTTCTCTCTCTTATTGGAGATGAGCCAGATACACTTATGATTTTAGACTTAGAAGATACCGCTTCAAGTAGTTTTATGAGTATAGAAGAAGCAATTGTTTTCATGGAATATGTTTATGAGAAAACAGGGAAAATTCCAACAGTCTACGCTAATCATTCCACGACTAAGAAGCTTAATACACTTGTGAGTAATAATCCAATCTTCCAACAGTCTAAACTCTGGTACGCTAGATTTAAGGCCAATGTAACAGATTATCCTGGTTCTTTGTGGCCAAATTACTTCATGTGGCAATTTTCAAGTGAGATTAATTGCACGAGAACTGGAACTTGTCTCTATAATGTTCCTGGGACTGAATTCGACATGGATGTAAATGTCTTCAATGGTCCACTTGGTGAATTGACTGCGAGATGGAATAACGACTAA
- a CDS encoding SRPBCC family protein: MKKILYLFLIFISFNSLSLELVQSTGSIDIKAPIDKVFDLVSSPMNDHLWRSEVNDMTTNNHSVEIGSWYREDAWIGIRRNFITTTEVIEVDPPYKVIFTTIEGSPYFLKSRRFFTEKSGVTTFTYIVDFDRRMIKETFGVNISPKIVMKLYKFQMKRYLKKLKKEFER, from the coding sequence ATGAAAAAGATTCTATACTTATTCCTAATTTTCATTTCATTTAATTCTCTTTCCTTAGAACTTGTTCAATCTACTGGCTCAATTGATATTAAGGCCCCAATAGATAAAGTCTTTGATCTCGTTTCAAGTCCTATGAATGATCATCTATGGAGGAGTGAAGTAAATGATATGACAACCAATAATCACTCTGTAGAGATAGGGAGTTGGTATCGAGAGGATGCTTGGATAGGTATAAGAAGAAATTTTATTACAACAACAGAGGTGATTGAAGTAGACCCTCCCTATAAAGTTATCTTCACAACAATTGAAGGAAGTCCTTACTTTTTAAAAAGTAGAAGATTCTTCACAGAGAAGAGTGGTGTGACAACCTTTACCTATATTGTGGATTTTGATCGAAGAATGATTAAGGAAACTTTTGGGGTGAATATTTCTCCAAAAATTGTCATGAAACTCTATAAGTTTCAAATGAAGAGATATCTGAAGAAGTTGAAAAAAGAATTTGAGCGCTAG